The following proteins come from a genomic window of Natronosalvus vescus:
- a CDS encoding SDR family oxidoreductase has product MSDIGDGAGSKSRPRRHPRDPRVMLTGFPGFLGSALLERLLARGDEPVACLIQSRYRQQAERRAGALTSDAGVDPDAIQLLEGDITEPDLGLDEGGGLEPLSTVDELYHLAAVYDLGVDADLAEAVNVRGTEHVLDAAEALEVDRFQYVSTCYVSGRYDGVFTEDHLEKGQSFNNHYEETKYRAEVAVQERMASGLPATIYRPAIVVGDSETGETGKYDGPYYLLRLLLSQPAACSFAVSLPGSSGAELNVVPQDFVIDAIAHLSAREDTVGEVYQLCDPAPCSVPAFVDALADAMSHRVVSVPTPKPVARAVLSGLESAGLPAEPATVDYLDHPTRYACPNTQRALAGTGIECPPFHAYVDDLVRFVRAHPEVGDEAMI; this is encoded by the coding sequence ATGAGCGACATCGGCGACGGCGCTGGAAGCAAAAGCCGGCCGCGACGCCATCCCCGCGATCCGCGGGTGATGCTCACCGGGTTCCCCGGCTTCCTCGGCTCCGCGCTGCTCGAGCGGTTGCTCGCCCGCGGCGACGAACCGGTCGCCTGTCTAATCCAGTCACGCTACCGACAGCAAGCCGAGCGTCGAGCCGGGGCGCTCACCAGCGATGCCGGTGTCGATCCTGACGCGATTCAGCTGCTCGAGGGCGACATCACCGAGCCGGATCTCGGCCTGGACGAAGGCGGTGGGCTCGAGCCGCTCTCGACGGTTGACGAACTGTACCACCTGGCGGCCGTCTACGACCTCGGCGTCGACGCTGACCTGGCCGAAGCGGTGAACGTGCGTGGCACCGAACACGTCCTCGACGCGGCCGAGGCCCTCGAAGTCGACCGGTTCCAGTACGTCAGCACCTGCTACGTCAGCGGCCGCTACGACGGCGTCTTCACCGAGGATCACCTCGAGAAGGGCCAGTCGTTCAACAACCACTACGAGGAGACGAAGTACCGGGCAGAGGTGGCGGTGCAAGAGCGCATGGCATCGGGGCTTCCAGCGACGATCTACCGCCCCGCGATCGTCGTCGGTGACAGCGAAACCGGCGAAACCGGGAAGTACGACGGCCCGTACTACCTTCTCCGTCTCCTCCTGTCCCAGCCCGCAGCGTGTTCGTTCGCGGTCTCCCTGCCAGGTTCCAGTGGCGCCGAACTCAACGTCGTCCCCCAGGATTTCGTCATCGACGCCATCGCCCACCTGAGCGCTCGCGAGGATACCGTCGGCGAGGTCTACCAGCTGTGTGATCCCGCCCCGTGTTCGGTGCCGGCGTTCGTCGACGCGCTCGCCGATGCGATGAGTCACCGCGTCGTCTCGGTGCCGACCCCAAAGCCCGTCGCTCGAGCCGTCCTCTCGGGCCTCGAGTCGGCAGGGCTGCCGGCCGAGCCGGCAACCGTCGACTACCTCGACCACCCGACGCGCTATGCCTGTCCAAACACGCAACGAGCGCTTGCAGGCACCGGCATCGAGTGTCCGCCGTTTCACGCCTACGTCGACGACCTCGTGAGGTTCGTCCGAGCGCACCCCGAGGTGGGTGACGAGGCCATGATCTGA
- a CDS encoding succinic semialdehyde dehydrogenase yields the protein MTNEKWLEEITGRVSTDAPEREPITVTAPATDEPIGQIPRCTDDDVAAAVSRAQAAQSEWIEFDPAERAAILEDFGDLVLERREELLDLVQLETGKARAHAVEELLDVPTTCSYYASRAESILADQTRDGAFPLATDATVTKKPVGVVGVISPWNYPLTLSITDAVPALLAGNAVVLKPDEKTPFIALALAELLAKAGLPDGVFEVVTGDGSVVGPALVDRVDYVAFTGSTETGRAVAERAGRNLIDCSLELGGKNPMIVLANANFEEAARGAVQGCFTNAGQLCLAAERLYVESAIYERFLDAFVGETRRLSLGTEVGYGSDVGSLIDDAQLERVEEHVDDAVGRGASVLTGGRARPDVGPFVYEPTILTDVDPDARVAQEETFGPVVTVTPVDGPRAAIEAANDSDYGLNASVWTGDRERGRRLAQEIEAGTVCVNDAYIAGWAATDAPMGGVGDSGLGRRHGPEGIERYLESKTIASSRIGSLAPPSGVPATWTTRSLLAATNVRRRLSRWL from the coding sequence ATGACGAACGAAAAATGGCTCGAAGAAATCACCGGTCGCGTCTCCACGGACGCCCCCGAACGCGAGCCGATCACCGTCACGGCACCCGCCACTGACGAGCCAATCGGGCAGATCCCTCGCTGTACCGACGACGACGTTGCGGCCGCCGTCAGCCGCGCCCAGGCGGCCCAATCCGAGTGGATCGAATTCGACCCCGCCGAACGGGCAGCCATCCTCGAGGACTTCGGCGACCTCGTACTCGAGCGACGCGAGGAACTGCTCGATCTGGTACAGCTCGAGACGGGGAAGGCCCGTGCCCACGCCGTCGAGGAACTGCTCGACGTGCCGACGACCTGTTCATACTATGCGAGCCGAGCTGAGTCGATTCTCGCCGACCAGACCCGAGACGGGGCGTTTCCGCTCGCGACCGACGCGACGGTGACGAAGAAGCCGGTCGGCGTCGTCGGCGTCATCTCCCCTTGGAACTATCCACTGACCCTGTCGATCACCGACGCCGTCCCCGCCCTGCTCGCGGGCAACGCCGTCGTCCTGAAGCCCGACGAAAAGACGCCGTTCATCGCGCTCGCGCTCGCCGAACTGCTCGCGAAAGCGGGCCTCCCCGATGGCGTCTTCGAGGTCGTTACCGGCGACGGATCGGTCGTCGGCCCGGCGCTCGTCGATCGGGTCGACTACGTCGCGTTCACCGGCAGCACCGAAACCGGCCGCGCCGTCGCCGAACGGGCCGGACGGAACCTGATCGACTGTTCGCTCGAGTTAGGCGGGAAGAACCCGATGATCGTCCTCGCCAACGCGAATTTCGAAGAGGCCGCCCGCGGCGCCGTCCAGGGCTGTTTCACGAACGCCGGACAGCTGTGTCTCGCCGCCGAGCGCCTCTACGTCGAGTCCGCGATCTACGAGCGGTTTCTCGACGCGTTCGTCGGCGAAACCCGCCGTCTGTCCCTCGGCACCGAGGTCGGCTACGGCTCCGACGTCGGCTCGCTCATCGACGACGCCCAGCTCGAGCGCGTCGAGGAGCACGTCGACGACGCCGTCGGCCGCGGGGCGTCCGTCCTGACCGGTGGGCGGGCCCGCCCGGACGTCGGTCCGTTCGTCTACGAGCCGACGATTCTGACCGACGTCGATCCGGACGCGCGAGTCGCCCAGGAGGAGACCTTCGGCCCCGTCGTCACCGTCACCCCCGTCGACGGTCCTCGAGCGGCGATCGAGGCAGCAAACGACAGCGACTACGGGTTGAACGCGAGCGTCTGGACGGGTGACCGCGAACGAGGTCGTCGGCTCGCCCAGGAAATCGAGGCCGGTACCGTCTGCGTCAACGACGCCTACATCGCCGGCTGGGCGGCTACGGATGCGCCGATGGGCGGGGTCGGCGACTCCGGGCTGGGCCGACGTCACGGCCCCGAGGGAATCGAACGGTATCTCGAGTCCAAGACGATCGCCAGCTCGCGGATCGGGTCGCTCGCGCCGCCATCGGGAGTGCCAGCGACGTGGACAACCCGGTCGTTGCTCGCGGCGACCAACGTCAGACGGCGCCTCTCGAGGTGGCTGTGA
- a CDS encoding NosD domain-containing protein, translated as MDDIPRVVWIGLAFGLVCLTIVGLFVVDVGASDPDPVHFDDTVSMGLTLEDERALPEDVDLPRVQVFYSQYQYVVGYYGVETFVTTSRQPAHDQQFGYPLAVYVSDYSPTELELSEEGYPVTDRFGGWVDAERAHFVVDSEARTPAGETAIPFSEADDAAAFADTYGGTVVPWEAVLEREFDVDDASHVRDRVDGQAAAADELVERSNELRDRPDSLVVGKDAPTIQAAVDEAPAETTVVVPAGTYDETVEINRSITLAGEGDPLVQGDGNGSVITVNDDRVAITGLSVTGVGDRFMDPDADIAADTWDSNVEQGYGHGDAAIAVVDAPGVLLEDVTVETRSNGVLLRDSPDAVVRSSTITGSEEWREGFMGVMAMRSPGVIEQSTITGGRDGVYTHRSHDIVVRDNELLGGRFGVHLMHTSDALVADNHVRDQELAGLIVMTAPRGNAFVGNDVRDAPSGIRMSGSDSYVARNVLIDNGVGFTTNADNSLYEGNLVAGNERGVLASSTVPTSRVVGNAFIDNDVHAEVTTGPLRVWTHDGAGNYWEGAVGITEGTVIDRPYTPTTPVDGALHTVDGTPTLAQSLALEVRGELAGTVPGMREGEVVDTAPLCEPPDPDLFDDTDFVYDTYVCSTLES; from the coding sequence GTGGACGACATTCCGCGAGTAGTCTGGATCGGGCTCGCGTTCGGGCTCGTCTGTCTCACGATCGTCGGTCTCTTCGTCGTGGACGTCGGTGCGAGCGACCCCGACCCCGTACACTTCGACGACACCGTCTCGATGGGACTCACCCTCGAGGACGAGCGCGCGCTCCCCGAGGACGTCGACCTTCCGCGCGTCCAGGTGTTCTACTCGCAGTACCAGTACGTCGTCGGTTACTACGGCGTCGAGACGTTCGTCACCACGAGCCGACAGCCCGCCCACGACCAGCAGTTTGGCTACCCGCTCGCGGTGTACGTCAGCGACTACAGCCCGACCGAGCTCGAGCTATCCGAGGAGGGATACCCGGTCACTGACAGGTTCGGCGGCTGGGTCGACGCCGAACGCGCCCACTTCGTCGTCGACAGCGAGGCCAGAACCCCCGCCGGCGAGACCGCGATCCCCTTCTCCGAGGCCGACGACGCGGCCGCCTTCGCCGACACCTACGGCGGCACCGTCGTCCCCTGGGAGGCCGTCCTCGAGCGCGAGTTCGACGTCGACGACGCCAGCCACGTCCGCGACCGCGTCGACGGTCAGGCCGCTGCGGCGGACGAACTGGTCGAGCGCTCGAACGAGCTTCGCGACCGACCCGACTCCCTCGTCGTCGGCAAGGACGCGCCGACGATCCAGGCCGCTGTCGACGAGGCCCCCGCAGAAACGACGGTCGTCGTGCCCGCGGGAACGTACGACGAAACGGTCGAGATCAACCGGTCGATCACCCTCGCCGGCGAGGGTGACCCGCTCGTCCAGGGCGACGGCAACGGCTCGGTGATCACCGTGAACGACGACCGCGTCGCCATCACGGGCCTCTCGGTCACCGGCGTCGGCGACCGGTTCATGGATCCCGACGCGGACATCGCAGCCGACACCTGGGACAGCAACGTCGAGCAGGGCTACGGCCACGGCGACGCCGCGATCGCCGTGGTGGACGCCCCGGGCGTATTGCTCGAGGACGTGACGGTCGAGACCCGATCGAACGGCGTGCTGTTGCGCGATAGCCCCGACGCAGTCGTCCGATCGTCGACGATAACCGGGAGCGAGGAGTGGCGGGAGGGGTTCATGGGCGTCATGGCCATGCGCTCGCCCGGCGTCATCGAGCAGTCGACGATCACGGGCGGCAGGGACGGCGTCTACACCCACCGCTCTCACGACATCGTCGTCAGGGACAACGAGCTGCTCGGCGGGCGATTCGGCGTCCATCTGATGCACACCTCGGACGCGCTCGTCGCGGACAACCACGTGCGCGACCAGGAGCTTGCGGGCCTCATCGTGATGACCGCCCCGCGGGGGAACGCATTCGTCGGGAACGACGTCCGGGACGCCCCCAGCGGCATCCGCATGAGCGGGAGCGACAGTTACGTCGCTCGAAACGTCCTGATAGACAACGGCGTCGGCTTTACGACGAACGCGGACAACTCGCTGTACGAGGGAAATCTCGTCGCCGGGAACGAGCGCGGCGTCCTCGCGAGTTCGACCGTGCCCACGAGTCGGGTCGTCGGGAACGCCTTCATCGACAACGACGTCCACGCCGAGGTGACCACCGGGCCGCTCCGCGTCTGGACGCACGACGGCGCCGGAAACTACTGGGAGGGAGCCGTCGGAATAACCGAGGGTACCGTAATCGACCGCCCGTACACCCCGACCACGCCGGTCGACGGAGCGCTTCACACCGTCGATGGGACGCCGACGCTCGCCCAGTCGCTCGCGCTCGAGGTACGTGGCGAACTCGCGGGCACCGTTCCCGGAATGCGCGAAGGCGAGGTCGTCGATACGGCACCGCTCTGTGAGCCACCCGATCCCGACCTGTTCGACGACACCGACTTCGTGTACGATACGTACGTGTGCAGTACCTTGGAGAGTTGA
- a CDS encoding ABC transporter ATP-binding protein translates to MTPNTSTEATTEPSEAILEASDIEHAYGSVDVLDGVSLGVPAGEMTALIGPNGSGKTTLLRIMARLLRPSAGRLQYRGPDVARDIGYLPQQPSFRPGFTVRRTLTFYAELVGADADVAMTHLEHVGLEAAADRNVEALSGGMTRLLGIAQATIGDPPVVVLDEPASGLDPGMRAHVFDVANELTASGQAVLVSSHDLELVDRHADTVALLDDGGLVQTGAPASIVDELEVTSLLEAYEASVVGEAGTVRVRGEST, encoded by the coding sequence GTGACACCGAACACATCCACCGAAGCGACGACCGAGCCATCCGAGGCGATCCTCGAGGCGAGCGACATCGAGCACGCCTACGGCAGCGTCGACGTGCTCGACGGCGTCTCACTCGGCGTCCCCGCCGGGGAGATGACGGCGTTGATCGGGCCGAACGGCTCGGGCAAGACGACGCTGCTCCGGATCATGGCCCGACTTCTCCGTCCGAGCGCGGGACGGCTGCAATATCGCGGCCCCGACGTGGCTCGCGACATCGGCTACCTCCCCCAGCAGCCGTCGTTCCGCCCCGGCTTCACCGTCCGGCGGACGCTCACGTTCTACGCCGAACTCGTCGGTGCCGACGCCGACGTCGCCATGACCCATCTCGAGCACGTGGGGCTCGAAGCGGCAGCCGATCGGAACGTCGAGGCGCTGTCGGGAGGGATGACCCGGCTCCTGGGCATCGCACAGGCGACGATCGGCGACCCGCCGGTGGTCGTCCTGGACGAACCCGCGAGCGGGCTCGACCCGGGGATGCGCGCGCACGTCTTCGACGTCGCGAACGAGTTGACCGCGAGCGGCCAGGCCGTCCTGGTGAGTTCACACGACCTCGAGCTGGTCGACCGCCACGCCGACACCGTGGCGCTGCTCGACGATGGCGGGCTCGTACAGACGGGGGCGCCGGCGTCGATCGTCGACGAACTCGAGGTGACGTCGCTTCTCGAGGCCTACGAAGCCTCGGTCGTAGGAGAGGCCGGAACTGTTCGGGTCAGAGGTGAGTCGACGTGA
- a CDS encoding nitrous oxide reductase accessory protein NosL produces the protein MREHESTVSLPVSRRRLLALAGVGTLGAVAGCLDDNDTPDAQEFTDEDACQNCGMLVTQQPGPSGQAFYDDHPDLEDGWAPFCSGTCTYGWTLEQGNAGNDPLVTYLTDYAIVDWGVSDDGDLRFISAHHDGDEQADATDLTMVTGSELRGSMGQDLIGFSDTDEAEALQDEYGGELVIHDEVTLELVDSLGGM, from the coding sequence ATGCGCGAACACGAGTCCACTGTGTCGCTGCCGGTGTCTCGACGACGCTTGCTGGCGCTTGCGGGCGTCGGAACCCTCGGTGCGGTTGCCGGCTGTCTCGATGACAACGACACACCGGACGCCCAGGAGTTCACCGACGAGGACGCCTGCCAGAACTGTGGCATGCTCGTCACCCAGCAACCCGGGCCCAGCGGGCAGGCGTTCTACGACGACCACCCCGACCTCGAGGACGGGTGGGCCCCCTTCTGTAGCGGCACCTGCACCTACGGCTGGACGCTCGAGCAGGGGAACGCGGGCAACGATCCGCTCGTCACCTACCTCACTGATTACGCCATCGTCGACTGGGGGGTCTCCGACGACGGCGACCTGCGTTTCATCTCGGCCCACCACGACGGCGACGAGCAAGCGGACGCCACTGATCTCACGATGGTCACCGGAAGCGAACTTCGAGGGTCGATGGGACAGGATCTGATCGGCTTCTCCGATACGGACGAGGCCGAGGCGTTGCAGGACGAGTACGGCGGCGAACTCGTCATCCACGACGAGGTCACCCTCGAGCTGGTCGATAGTCTCGGCGGAATGTGA
- a CDS encoding ABC transporter permease subunit has product MSSESGSGSAALEEPDETVPKAARRRHEHAPGSVSILSTIVRRELHTVARTPTFSVLAASLTVVLLGVAWAGGGVRAGYVPTIVDLLTPLELLVPIVAVAFGYRAILADTRRGELEVLRTYPVSAWQVVLGVYVGRAAGLVVAIVGPLLAVFAAVALTERETIRIYATHAGADSPLLFLRLIVLAAVFGLVVLAVAVAISAVASTARSALALTVIALLGVLLAGDLAIVYGFSAGFISDGSLIYTLALSPLSAFRGLVLETAVIAASGPGPRTASPIASLLGLALWTVASLAVATVAVDRV; this is encoded by the coding sequence GTGAGCTCGGAGTCCGGATCCGGGTCCGCGGCGCTCGAGGAACCCGACGAGACAGTGCCGAAGGCAGCGCGCCGACGCCACGAACACGCGCCCGGTTCCGTCTCGATTCTCTCGACGATCGTCCGCCGCGAACTCCACACCGTCGCCAGGACGCCGACCTTCTCCGTCCTTGCAGCGTCGCTGACCGTCGTTCTCCTCGGCGTCGCGTGGGCCGGTGGCGGCGTTCGGGCCGGCTACGTCCCCACCATCGTCGACCTGCTGACGCCCCTCGAGTTGCTCGTCCCAATCGTCGCCGTCGCCTTCGGCTACCGGGCGATCCTGGCCGACACCCGGCGCGGAGAACTCGAAGTGTTGCGAACGTATCCGGTCTCGGCCTGGCAGGTCGTCCTCGGCGTCTACGTCGGGCGGGCGGCCGGGCTGGTCGTCGCCATCGTTGGGCCGCTGCTGGCCGTCTTCGCCGCCGTCGCCCTCACCGAGCGGGAGACGATCCGCATCTACGCGACCCACGCCGGTGCGGACTCGCCGCTGTTGTTCCTCCGGCTGATCGTCCTCGCCGCGGTGTTCGGGCTCGTCGTCCTCGCCGTCGCGGTCGCGATTTCGGCGGTCGCGAGTACCGCCAGGAGTGCACTCGCACTGACGGTGATCGCGCTACTGGGAGTGCTCCTGGCTGGTGACCTCGCGATCGTCTACGGATTTTCGGCGGGGTTCATCAGTGACGGATCGCTCATCTACACGCTGGCGCTGAGCCCCCTCAGCGCGTTCCGTGGACTCGTCCTCGAGACGGCCGTGATCGCCGCCTCGGGGCCGGGGCCGCGAACGGCGTCCCCGATTGCGAGCCTGCTCGGGCTGGCGCTGTGGACGGTCGCTTCGCTGGCGGTCGCGACCGTCGCCGTCGACCGAGTCTGA
- a CDS encoding acyl-CoA dehydrogenase family protein, whose amino-acid sequence MLDYVSLEADLDAEERLIRDSAREFVDDRVRPEIGDHFEAGTFPTELIPEMGEMGFYAPNLEGYGSPGVSETAYGLLMQELEACDSGLRSMASVQGALVMYPIHAYGSEAQKEEWLPKLGSGEAVGCFGLTEPEHGSNPAGMETYAEKDADGYVLNGSKTWITNSPISDVAVVWAKDRSSEATGGDAVRGFLVETDRDGVSTNKITEKLSLRASITGEIGLNGVRVPEENVLPGVQGMKGPLSCLTQARYGIAWGAIGAARDCFETAREYATERDQFGGPIARFQLQQAKLAEMATQITLAQLLAHRLAELKERGDLRPQHVSMAKRNNVRMARNQARVAREMLGGNGITTDYSPMRHMANMETVYTYEGTHDIHTLVLGQDLTGYAAFE is encoded by the coding sequence ATGCTCGATTACGTCTCCCTCGAGGCCGACCTCGACGCCGAAGAGCGCCTGATCCGGGACAGCGCCCGGGAGTTCGTCGACGACCGGGTTCGCCCCGAGATCGGTGACCACTTCGAAGCCGGCACCTTCCCGACCGAGTTGATCCCCGAGATGGGCGAGATGGGTTTTTACGCCCCCAACCTCGAGGGGTACGGCTCGCCGGGTGTCTCGGAAACCGCCTACGGATTGCTGATGCAGGAACTCGAGGCCTGTGACTCGGGGCTGCGTTCGATGGCCTCCGTGCAGGGCGCGCTCGTCATGTACCCCATTCACGCCTACGGGAGCGAAGCCCAGAAGGAGGAGTGGCTACCCAAACTCGGCTCCGGTGAGGCCGTGGGCTGTTTCGGGCTGACCGAGCCAGAACACGGGTCGAACCCGGCGGGGATGGAGACCTACGCGGAGAAAGACGCCGACGGCTACGTGCTGAACGGCTCGAAAACCTGGATCACCAACTCCCCAATCTCGGACGTCGCCGTCGTCTGGGCGAAAGACCGCTCGAGCGAGGCGACGGGCGGCGACGCGGTTCGAGGCTTCCTCGTCGAGACCGATCGCGACGGCGTGTCGACGAACAAGATCACCGAGAAGCTCTCGTTGCGCGCGTCGATCACCGGCGAAATCGGTCTCAACGGCGTGCGCGTCCCCGAGGAGAACGTCCTACCAGGAGTGCAGGGGATGAAAGGGCCGCTGTCGTGTCTCACCCAGGCGCGCTACGGCATCGCCTGGGGCGCTATTGGCGCGGCTCGAGACTGTTTCGAGACCGCCCGCGAGTACGCGACCGAGCGCGATCAGTTCGGGGGACCGATCGCCCGATTCCAGCTCCAGCAAGCCAAGCTGGCGGAGATGGCGACCCAGATCACGCTCGCCCAACTGCTGGCACACCGCCTCGCGGAGTTGAAGGAACGCGGGGATCTCCGTCCCCAGCACGTCTCTATGGCCAAGCGCAACAACGTCCGGATGGCCCGGAACCAGGCTCGAGTGGCCCGCGAGATGCTCGGCGGTAACGGTATTACAACGGATTACTCGCCGATGCGCCACATGGCCAACATGGAGACGGTCTATACCTACGAGGGTACTCACGACATCCACACTCTCGTCCTCGGCCAGGATCTGACGGGCTACGCCGCGTTCGAGTAG
- a CDS encoding PQQ-binding-like beta-propeller repeat protein: protein MSTYNRRTFLTTGATLAAGIGLASTTTAGATAGDADALLDPSIDPMPEMDEDWASYRGDPGHTRDVDATYEFDAGALDAAWSVDHDGSVAITNGTVYTSSAEGVIAVDAADGTVVWTNADVEAANPAVIGETVVLANQAGIVALDREDGRVRWERELAGDGEVSEHAVGYGGVYVVADGALYALEIGDGSTRWARDSVTVTTPGSDEEYTFGFNRSPAAANGVVYAATQRTVHAVEPTTGEDVWRDEEVYQDFAGPIHANSNAVIVDWWSDVEQGVHDAQTGELQELIWSETRHETTLGEEIYVSGNNHSFFASAPEGDDPSWDVSSAYNAGQGVVCGDTVYVHFGDAEAEWSEYDEALVALDKHDGSERWSLTTTDAPIGQIRAISDETLYVDHDGELVALRESTSEDETPNEDGDDNSSEDDENDSVGCSVDDADESATDDSDGKGDGDDSVETSDVASFPADGSPGFTTGAGLIGGALGLEWLRRRARTDESTE from the coding sequence ATGTCCACGTACAATCGCCGCACATTTCTCACGACAGGTGCAACACTCGCGGCCGGGATCGGTCTCGCCTCGACGACAACAGCGGGTGCCACAGCTGGCGACGCCGACGCCCTCCTCGACCCCAGCATCGACCCAATGCCCGAGATGGACGAAGACTGGGCGTCCTACCGGGGCGACCCCGGCCACACGAGAGACGTCGACGCCACCTACGAGTTCGACGCCGGGGCGCTCGATGCCGCCTGGTCGGTCGATCACGACGGCTCGGTCGCCATCACCAACGGCACGGTGTACACCTCGAGCGCCGAGGGCGTCATCGCCGTCGACGCCGCGGACGGAACGGTCGTCTGGACGAACGCCGACGTCGAGGCAGCCAATCCGGCCGTCATCGGTGAGACGGTCGTCCTCGCAAACCAAGCAGGGATCGTGGCGCTCGACCGCGAAGACGGGCGCGTTCGGTGGGAGCGCGAACTGGCCGGCGACGGGGAAGTGAGCGAACACGCCGTCGGCTACGGCGGCGTCTACGTCGTCGCCGACGGCGCGCTGTACGCCCTCGAGATCGGCGATGGCTCGACGCGGTGGGCACGCGATTCGGTAACGGTCACGACTCCCGGGAGCGACGAGGAGTACACGTTCGGCTTCAACCGATCTCCCGCCGCCGCGAACGGCGTGGTGTACGCCGCGACGCAACGAACCGTCCACGCGGTGGAGCCGACGACCGGCGAGGACGTCTGGCGAGACGAGGAGGTCTACCAGGACTTCGCGGGGCCGATTCACGCGAATTCGAACGCAGTCATCGTCGACTGGTGGTCGGACGTCGAGCAGGGTGTCCACGACGCACAGACCGGGGAGTTGCAGGAACTGATCTGGTCTGAAACCCGCCACGAAACGACTCTCGGCGAAGAGATCTACGTCAGTGGGAACAACCATTCGTTCTTCGCGAGCGCCCCCGAGGGAGACGATCCAAGCTGGGACGTCTCGAGTGCGTACAACGCCGGACAGGGCGTCGTCTGTGGCGACACGGTCTACGTGCACTTCGGAGACGCCGAAGCGGAGTGGAGCGAGTACGATGAGGCGCTCGTCGCCCTCGACAAGCACGACGGAAGCGAACGCTGGTCACTGACGACGACGGATGCCCCGATCGGGCAGATTCGGGCGATCAGCGACGAAACCCTGTACGTCGACCACGATGGCGAGCTCGTCGCCCTCCGAGAGTCAACGAGCGAGGACGAAACGCCAAACGAGGACGGAGACGACAACTCGAGTGAGGACGACGAAAACGACAGCGTCGGCTGCTCCGTAGACGACGCGGACGAGAGTGCGACGGACGACAGCGACGGGAAAGGGGACGGGGACGACAGCGTCGAAACGTCGGACGTCGCATCGTTCCCGGCCGACGGCTCGCCCGGATTTACGACCGGTGCCGGGCTCATCGGCGGCGCGCTCGGACTCGAGTGGCTTCGCCGCCGGGCCCGAACCGACGAATCGACCGAGTAA